From a single Eremothecium sinecaudum strain ATCC 58844 chromosome III, complete sequence genomic region:
- the RRP42 gene encoding exosome non-catalytic core subunit RRP42 (Syntenic homolog of Ashbya gossypii ADL295W; Syntenic homolog of Saccharomyces cerevisiae YDL111C (RRP42)) has protein sequence MVLSITEKSYLIDSLSCNPPIRPDGRSSNQFRPIEISTEFLSSSNGSSRIILSDGSECIVSVKSKVVDFNLDPELVVVDVDIAGHRDDSVFVRSIVSMLNNLILRDFNMEKLHLTKRYGFKLFVDVLVLCSSSYPLTPISLAIYSALNSTYLPKLVSNKDDLQIDELPMFHDFDFEKLQVDVPLLFTVAVIDDVVVVDPSSMEDEVACNGLVITWSNGTVCAPIRSIGLNEDYSSGFDVKHIMMAIDVIKECAPKVVKALNAV, from the coding sequence ATGGTTTTATCAATTACTGAGAAGTCATATCTGATTGACTCTCTCTCCTGTAATCCTCCGATAAGACCAGATGGCCGGTCTTCTAACCAGTTTAGGCCCATTGAAATATCAACTGAATTTTTATCTAGCTCTAATGGTTCATCACGTATTATATTAAGCGATGGGAGCGAATGCATTGTCAGTGTTAAGTCAAAAGTAGTTGACTTTAATCTTGACCCCGAATTGGTGGTTGTTGATGTTGATATTGCTGGACATAGGGACGACTCGGTGTTTGTTCGCAGTATTGTATCGATGTTGAACAATTTAATCCTAAGAGATTTCAATATGGAAAAGTTGCATCTAACCAAAAGATATGGTTTTAAGCTATTTGTAGACGTACTTGTGTTGTGCAGCAGCTCTTATCCTCTTACTCCTATTTCACTCGCAATTTATTCTGCATTAAATTCTACGTACCTGCCCAAATTGGTGTCTAATAAGGACGATTTACAGATAGACGAGCTGCCCATGTTCCACGATTTTGACTTTGAAAAGCTCCAAGTTGATGTACCGTTGCTTTTTACAGTGGCAGTTATTGATGATGTTGTGGTAGTCGACCCCTCTAGCATGGAAGATGAAGTTGCTTGTAATGGTTTGGTTATCACGTGGAGTAATGGTACAGTATGTGCACCAATCAGAAGCATAGGGTTGAACGAGGATTATTCAAGTGGTTTTGACGTAAAACACATAATGATGGCTATTGATGTAATAAAAGAATGTGCCCCAAAGGTTGTAAAGGCATTAAATGCTGTGTAA
- the RRT6 gene encoding Rrt6p (Syntenic homolog of Ashbya gossypii AGR377C; Syntenic homolog of Saccharomyces cerevisiae YGL146C (RRT6)): protein MKWLVSVCLVFGLFAEGNVLKTILTSGTMRFDVEPIKAAEIDSTRLADYRQCIRWQLGGPGTMLFVQLERQDIPKYDIDANRFGPTSVQLGRQKLQLLILDTKGTTLLADNNVPSTGRTLSFSINNLSVVDVCLINISYDSSWKAIDMRSIIALSVYSTNQVAASGIPQISETHVEILSHAVENTNEFSDVRNGQYLADSEARKRNLNESTYSWLLCNTIVLGLSMFYCYCLAVPYYLIKSSREYDRRLKSMH, encoded by the coding sequence ATGAAATGGCTGGTTTCTGTGTGTTTAGTGTTTGGGCTATTTGCGGAGGGCAACGTGCTCAAAACAATACTAACAAGCGGCACTATGAGATTTGATGTAGAGCCAATAAAGGCTGCCGAGATCGATAGCACGAGGCTTGCAGACTATCGGCAGTGTATTCGGTGGCAATTGGGCGGCCCGGGAACTATGCTATTTGTACAACTCGAGAGGCAAGATATTCCTAAATACGATATTGACGCTAATCGGTTCGGGCCTACTTCTGTGCAATTGGGGCGTCAGAAGCTCCAATTACTGATTTTGGACACCAAGGGCACCACGCTTCTCGCCGATAATAATGTGCCGAGTACCGGCCGCACCCTCAGCTTCTCCATCAACAATTTGAGCGTAGTGGACGTGTGCTTAATTAATATTTCTTACGATTCATCTTGGAAGGCTATTGACATGCGCAGCATTATCGCGTTATCTGTGTACTCCACTAATCAGGTTGCAGCGTCAGGAATTCCACAAATATCCGAGACACATGTTGAAATTTTGAGCCATGCTGTTGAAAATACCAATGAATTCTCAGACGTTCGTAACGGGCAATATTTAGCAGATTCTGAGGCAAGAAAGAGAAACCTAAACGAGTCAACATACTCTTGGTTATTGTGCAACACTATCGTACTAGGGTTAAGCATGTTCTACTGTTACTGCCTAGCTGTGCCGTATTACTTAATAAAATCTTCAAGAGAGTACGACCGGCGATTGAAATCAATGCACTAG
- the TMA17 gene encoding Tma17p (Syntenic homolog of Ashbya gossypii AGR378C; Syntenic homolog of Saccharomyces cerevisiae YDL110C (TMA17)), whose translation MNGADGTGAAMPVQITKFKAAIGDLGLETLGRIEKEIENSSRHLERSTVRLRRYIEKLEGERPAGEMDELDEEIAEDVVEQGDLEVFREAVRENEIVLRNYEERLEAIQQERMHRLSNGGSDVQAKESVSLR comes from the coding sequence ATGAATGGAGCAGATGGTACTGGAGCAGCAATGCCTGTTCAGATTACAAAGTTTAAGGCGGCTATTGGCGACCTAGGGTTGGAGACATTGGGTAGAATTGAGAAGGAGATTGAAAATAGCAGCCGACATTTAGAGAGGTCTACGGTAAGATTACGGAGATATATCGAAAAGCTTGAGGGAGAGCGGCCAGCAGGGGAGATGGACGAGCTAGATGAAGAGATCGCTGAGGATGTAGTTGAACAGGGAGATTTGGAGGTGTTCCGAGAGGCCGTTAGGGAGAACGAGATTGTGCTTCGGAATTACGAAGAGAGACTAGAAGCAATCCAGCAGGAGCGTATGCACCGTTTGAGTAACGGTGGCAGTGACGTTCAGGCGAAGGAAAGTGTGTCGTTGCGGTAG
- the INO80 gene encoding chromatin-remodeling ATPase INO80 (Syntenic homolog of Ashbya gossypii AGR379W; Syntenic homolog of Saccharomyces cerevisiae YGL150C (INO80)): MSLDALLNSDEGHTTTRQEFLCRMKERFSRICHRDVREQQYQDWKYLSYQEFELVNEWSGQSRDLTINQCDQLLTHVKSAQDEWLGYEEFLLGRDKVLAEVEEQQEEEQQEEEDREKGQVKLGDGKKSGKKGVVAGAEIVLNGGRKGSVARVEEEEVIEDGEEDLNDEEEEDEEEEEEEELEDLEDIQLIDDDNDKDFSPEGGRTKSAIKLNTKIDINSDIALIQKELGKMTQKQKNAKAKKRKFTSCVVQSYDWEHQKIEVKVTLKQLHIRRLKRLVNEAKRKRSAEEAAVNEQQASSSKKRKTGQKSKPPGTASGEDGACAPDSAATGVGFKTNGDADSVEAQAAVIPDINPTTGLPTYGMKMTAKEARAIQRHYDTTYITIWKDMARKDSAKMSRLVQQIQSIRSANFKKTSSLVAREARKWQTRNFRQVKDFQTRARRGVREMLSFWKKNEREERELKKKAEREAIEQAKKEEEERESKRQSRKLNFLLTQTELYSHFIGSKIKTSELEGNMGDFSIASVSVENATNLLKTESKKTAINTIDFDNEDDEELRRKAAQNASNALKETQNQANAFDQENGGNDEELNFQNPTSLGDITIDQPKMLACTLKEYQLKGLNWLANLYDQGINGILADEMGLGKTVQSISVLAHLAERYNIWGPFIVVTPASTLHNWVNEIQKFVPDFKILPYWGNGNDRKVLRKFWDRKHLRYNRDASFHVMVTSYQMVVSDAAYLQKMRWQYMILDEAQAIKSSQSSRWKNLLSFHCRNRLLLTGTPIQNSMQELWALLHFIMPSLFDSHDEFNDWFSKDIESHAQSNTQLNQQQLRRLHMILKPFMLRRIKKNVQSELGDKIEIDVMCDLTFRQAKLYQVLKSQVSSASYDAIENAASSGSGDETGNSLPTSDSKIMNTVMEFRKVCNHPDLFEREDVRSPFAFSSFGQGAVRGGDIIDMQYSSKSPIDYHLPRLIYDDIILPNYQNVVDMRNKLLFHTMNIFHPSTSSTLCGKLSKITGDAPGSLIQLSHKSFMERTLDLFPTQNPLKDIIPIVYSEEDDDISPLQRSLLITNKINYLENLSRTTQNGVLEALLNIKAKCYEDQYLNVMRPAYCPAVSAPPINLHVLGSRNFMIRKEEEMFDPRICQSLSIIPPVIQNRIVQKLDSDFVGLPTCELFPAPLNKSFSSYISMPSMDRFITESAKLKKLDELLVKLKEGGHRVLIYFQMTRMMDLMEEYLTYRQYNHIRLDGSSKLEDRRDLVHDWQTKSEIFIFLLSTRAGGLGINLTSADTVIFFDSDWNPTIDSQAMDRAHRLGQTRQVTVYRLLVKGTIEERMRDRAKQKEHVQQVVMEGKTKDNNVQTVLANGKPLESEQSPRV, from the coding sequence ATGTCATTAGATGCTTTGTTGAACAGTGACGAAGGTCATACAACAACTCGTCAAGAGTTTCTATGTCGAATGAAAGAAAGGTTTAGTCGCATATGCCATAGGGATGTTCGTGAGCAACAGTATCAAGATTGGAAGTATCTTAGTTATCAGGAGTTTGAATTAGTAAATGAGTGGAGTGGTCAAAGTCGTGATTTGACCATTAATCAATGTGATCAGTTACTTACCCATGTTAAGAGTGCACAAGATGAATGGCTAGGTTATGAAGAGTTTTTATTAGGGCGTGATAAAGTTTTGGCTGAAGTTGAGGAGCAGCAAGAGGAGGAGCAGCAAGAGGAGGAAGATAGGGAGAAAGGACAGGTGAAGCTGGGTGACGGTAAAAAGAGTGGTAAGAAGGGGGTGGTTGCTGGTGCTGAGATTGTTTTGAATGGCGGTAGAAAGGGAAGTGTTGCTCGCGTTGAGGAAGAGGAGGTTATTGAGGACGGGGAGGAGGATTTGAATGACGAGGAAGAGGAGGACGAggaagaggaggaagaagaggagTTGGAGGATCTGGAAGACATCCAATTGATTGATGATGACAACGATAAGGACTTCTCGCCTGAGGGCGGGCGGACTAAATCGGCTATTAAGTTGAACACTAAGATCGACATCAACTCCGATATTGCGCTGATACAGAAGGAGCTGGGTAAGATGACgcagaagcagaagaatGCGAAGGCCAAGAAGCGTAAGTTTACCAGTTGTGTAGTTCAGAGCTACGACTGGGAGCACCAGAAGATTGAGGTGAAGGTCACGTTGAAGCAGCTCCATATAAGGCGGTTGAAGCGGTTGGTGAATGAGGCCAAGCGGAAGCGCTCTGCTGAGGAAGCTGCAGTCAATGAACAGCAAGCCAGTTCCTCTAAGAAAAGGAAAACAGGGCAGAAGTCTAAACCGCCTGGTACTGCTTCTGGAGAGGACGGCGCTTGCGCTCCTGATTCTGCGGCAACAGGGGTCGGATTCAAGACGAATGGAGATGCCGATTCTGTGGAAGCTCAAGCTGCTGTTATTCCTGATATCAATCCCACTACAGGACTACCTACATATGGTATGAAAATGACTGCGAAGGAGGCCAGAGCTATACAGAGACACTACGATACAACTTATATTACTATCTGGAAAGATATGGCACGTAAGGATTCTGCAAAGATGTCTAGGCTGGTGCAGCAGATCCAGTCTATTAGATCCGCAAACTTTAAGAAGACTTCTTCGCTTGTGGCCAGGGAAGCTAGAAAATGGCAGACGAGAAACTTCAGGCAGGTTAAGGATTTCCAGACTAGAGCTCGTAGAGGTGTTAGAGAAATGTTGAGTTTCTGGAAGAAGAATGAGCGTGAGGAGCGcgaattgaagaagaaggcCGAGCGTGAAGCAATTGAGCAGGCTAAGaaggaggaagaagaaagagaGTCTAAGAGACAGTCAAGGAAGTTGAATTTCTTGTTGACTCAAACTGAATTGTATTCGCATTTCATTGGTAGCAAGATCAAAACTAGTGAGCTGGAAGGAAATATGGGTGATTTTTCTATTGCTTCCGTTTCGGTGGAAAACGCTACGAATTTACTAAAAACTGAATCCAAGAAGACTGCCATTAACACAATTGACTTTGATAACGAAGATGACGAGGAATTGCGTCGCAAAGCAGCCCAGAATGCTTCTAACGCATTGAAGGAAACTCAAAATCAAGCAAATGCATTTGATCAAGAAAATGGTGGCAATGATGAGGAACTTAACTTCCAAAATCCTACATCGCTTGGTGACATTACAATTGATCAGCCTAAAATGTTGGCTTGCACTTTGAAGGAGTACCAATTGAAGGGTTTAAATTGGTTAGCAAACTTGTATGATCAAGGTATCAATGGTATTTTGGCAGACGAAATGGGTTTGGGTAAAACTGTTCAGTCTATTTCTGTTTTGGCGCATTTGGCTGAACGCTATAATATCTGGGGACCATTTATTGTTGTTACTCCAGCGTCTACCTTACATAACTGGGTGAATGAAATACAAAAGTTCGTCCCTGATTTCAAGATCCTACCATATTGGGGTAATGGTAATGACAGGAAAGTGTTGAGAAAATTCTGGGATAGAAAGCACTTACGTTATAATAGGGACGCTTCATTTCATGTCATGGTCACATCTTATCAGATGGTTGTATCTGACGCTGCTTATTTGCAAAAAATGAGGTGGCAGTACATGATATTGGATGAAGCACAGGCAATTAAGTCATCTCAGTCTTCCCGTTGGAAGAATTTATTGAGTTTCCACTGTCGTAACAGATTATTGTTGACAGGTACCCCAATTCAAAATAGTATGCAAGAATTATGGGCATTGTTGCACTTTATTATGCCTTCTTTATTTGATTCTCACGACGAATTCAACGACTGGTTTTCAAAAGATATCGAATCGCATGCGCAGTCTAACACACAGTTGAATCAACAACAGTTGCGTCGTTTGCATATGATTTTAAAACCTTTCATGTTAAGACGTATAAAGAAAAATGTCCAATCTGAATTAGGTGATAAAATAGAAATTGATGTGATGTGTGATCTAACCTTTAGACAGGCCAAACTATATCAAGTGCTAAAATCTCAGGTTTCATCCGCTTCATATGATGCCATAGAGAATGCAGCAAGTAGTGGAAGTGGGGATGAGACAGGAAACTCGTTGCCTACGTCTGATTCCAAGATTATGAATACTGTTATGGAGTTTAGAAAAGTTTGTAATCATCCAGATTTGTTCGAGAGAGAGGACGTTAGGTCACCATTTGCATTTAGTAGTTTTGGTCAGGGTGCCGTTAGAGGGGGGGATATTATTGACATGCAGTATTCATCAAAAAGCCCTATAGATTACCATTTGCCAAGGCTAATCTATGATGATATTATATTGCCGAATTATCAAAACGTTGTTGATATGAGGAATAAACTATTGTTCCATACTATGAATATTTTCCACCCTTCTACGTCGTCCACGCTTTGTGGTAAGCTTTCCAAAATAACTGGTGATGCTCCAGGTTCCTTAATACAATTGTCTCACAAAAGTTTTATGGAAAGAACACTTGATTTGTTTCCAACTCAAAATCCTCTAAAAGATATTATACCCATTGTTTATAGCGAAGAGGATGATGATATTTCTCCATTACAAAGGTCTTTGTTGATCACGAACAAAATCAATTACTTGGAAAATTTATCTCGTACTACGCAAAATGGTGTCTTAGAGGCCTTGTTGAATATTAAAGCGAAGTGCTATGAGGACCAATATTTAAATGTAATGCGTCCCGCATACTGTCCTGCTGTTTCAGCTCCGCCTATTAATCTGCATGTTTTAGGCTCCAGAAACTTCATGATTAGAAAAGAGGAAGAAATGTTTGATCCAAGAATATGCCAAAGTTTAAGTATTATCCCTCCAGTTATACAAAATCGGATAGTACAAAAGCTTGATAGTGATTTTGTTGGATTACCTACCTGTGAACTATTCCCAGCTCCGCTCAATAAGAGTTTCTCGTCTTATATTTCAATGCCATCCATGGATAGATTTATTACCGAGTCTGcaaaattgaagaagttagATGAACTTCTAGTTAAACTAAAGGAAGGTGGTCACCGTGTTTTGATTTACTTCCAGATGACAAGAATGATGGATTTGATGGAAGAGTATTTAACATACAGGCAGTATAACCACATTAGGTTAGATGGTTCTTCCAAACTAGAGGATCGTCGTGACTTAGTTCATGATTGGCAAACGAAATCAGAAATCTTTATATTTTTGTTGTCTACAAGAGCAGGTGGTTTAGGTATCAATTTGACATCAGCGGACACAgttattttctttgattCTGACTGGAATCCAACTATTGATTCCCAGGCAATGGATAGAGCGCATAGATTGGGTCAAACAAGGCAGGTTACTGTATATAGATTGTTAGTTAAGGGAACCATTGAGGAAAGGATGAGAGATAGAGCAAAACAGAAAGAACACGTCCAACAGGTTGTTATGGAAGGCAAGACCAAGGACAACAATGTTCAAACTGTATTAGCGAATGGTAAACCACTAGAATCTGAACAGAGTCCTCGAGTCTAG
- the NUT1 gene encoding Nut1p (Syntenic homolog of Ashbya gossypii AGR380C; Syntenic homolog of Saccharomyces cerevisiae YGL151W (NUT1)) gives MNMERGRELVYKLVLNCASRRISPKQFTNFYNEFINARFDSVIDGNSEDKKAVAPIYESIARDLLKLLNDTDLNLVADYIVELLFVNYNTELVKPFLPRLHVVKNQMILNHLFSKATAFIGSLSNKLILEQLSGDVYTIIIPGVMKFNFSEMDKQLVVSISKFLNQVVQIPQSVGVTDASIKAKGVILLKRLCETDKLLYKRISGNLETKLQLKESSSSFPPPPSAMPSPSVTSPKYESNVTTTSKQPSSASHEAKYQDVKLVRYYKNLWLNNKIHYFSVTDPNFLDKYESIWALVNENGSPQPEKSLPAKVTDLIETTFTCFAQFVNNKLYHQSNSYFNLLERKWTVFITKQLPLIIKKYVPNGPQAVVQALENIDDKVVNAIKSYNTETDEVKNRTEDLFDDFPANNLDIRHEFLKNLIMLGLQPPTVLNEFLREDQMVDMKSLVTTEHPVIENSQGVKETITDMQKFITVSIDALDFESLFDESNQLATSCDNGLLKLAHSLENIAPTKQEEMSNIMYNILVQAVEAFDHKKVSKILSIFVLNVGHILTNIFCFMGADRFVRIVVKFIDVIWENNRNKPTDIMSDESEFENVHSFMSYSIATAFIIHVVKVYGINLETFVEVPSKSAILKFLSKLGDISDEFNPNQSESSTVLMKQWLRDLFVNNSISDPLMKSADVKELGTMIPFIFKQTMVNVESGVISEPSNFINGFEYFLQPFMSIGLINIVFWLEQYLITLRMNGLFTQVSGNIFELLSVIISPKSINPDAKVAHHVILKLNCIGLLKQLKFFQVPNESNYGIYSSRSQQDPKLENLISSLEAIAQSAYFYDLDPRITKPINNTYPQKQISYNKLVLTTDLPVNKLLTNQINSFWNLHSSTYYNFDYLIELVGLVTPLNFMENVFHTLKYKVATYGMPGSSNKPLPGAVDQVLSFFFYFMVLMDIRCPEDKTVLLEFIENGKLPNSFSESLPEANNMMVSNSINTQQYEPKTEQELLDPADEDFDMLFGESFSGMPEESQKGSELKAESSIMKDEQNETPVSNYSIARLTESFGYIYFTSMNLKKEAYDAGKVSEEEYETFKSQFNKYVEILKRSII, from the coding sequence ATGAATATGGAAAGAGGAAGAGAGTTAGTTTATAAATTGGTATTAAACTGTGCTTCACGAAGAATATCTCCGAAGCAATTCACAAACTTCTATAATGAATTCATTAATGCAAGGTTTGACTCGGTTATAGATGGTAATTCTGAAGATAAAAAAGCAGTTGCTCCAATTTATGAAAGTATTGCTAGAGATCtattaaagttgttaaATGATACGGATCTCAATTTGGTTGCAGATTATATTGTTGAACTTCTGTTTGTTAATTATAATACAGAGCTCGTTAAGCCGTTTCTACCAAGGCTTCATGTTGTAAAAAATCAGATGATCTTAAACCATTTGTTTTCTAAGGCTACAGCTTTTATTGGTAGTTTATCGAATAAGCTTATTTTGGAGCAGCTTTCTGGTGATGTTTACACTATTATTATTCCTGGGGTGATGAAGTTCAATTTTAGTGAAATGGATAAGCAGTTAGTGGTTTCGATATCGAAGTTTTTAAACCAAGTAGTACAGATCCCTCAGTCTGTGGGTGTCACGGATGCATCAATTAAAGCTAAGGGTGTTATACTGTTAAAGAGGCTTTGTGAGACAGATAAGTTGTTATACAAGCGCATATCGGGAAATCTTGAAACGAAATTGCAACTTAAAGaatcttcatcatctttCCCACCACCTCCAAGTGCCATGCCTTCACCATCTGTAACATCTCCTAAGTACGAATCGAATGTTACGACGACCTCAAAGCAACCGTCTTCTGCTTCTCATGAAGCGAAGTACCAAGATGTTAAATTAGTACGATACTACAAGAACTTGTGGCTGAACAACAAGATCCATTACTTTTCTGTGACCGATCCCAACTTTCTGGATAAATATGAATCTATCTGGGCGCTGGTGAACGAAAATGGTTCACCCCAACCAGAAAAGTCCCTTCCGGCAAAAGTTACAGATTTGATTGAAACAACTTTTACGTGCTTTGCACAGTTCGTGAATAACAAATTATACCATCAATCCAATTCATATTTCAATTTATTGGAACGCAAATGGACAGTCTTTATTACCAAGCAATTGCCGCTAATAATCAAGAAATACGTGCCTAATGGCCCACAGGCTGTTGTGCAAGCATTGGAAAATATTGATGACAAGGTAGTCAATGCCATAAAGTCATACAACACTGAAACAGATGAGGTAAAGAACAGGACGGAGGATCTCTTTGATGACTTCCCGGCCAATAATTTGGATATAAGACATgagtttttgaaaaatCTTATAATGCTCGGTTTACAGCCCCCAACTGTATTAAACGAGTTTTTAAGAGAAGATCAAATGGTTGATATGAAATCGCTTGTGACCACTGAGCATCCTGTGATAGAAAACAGTCAGGGTGTGAAGGAAACTATTACAGACATGCAGAAATTTATTACGGTTTCAATTGATGCCTTAGATTTTGAATCTTTATTTGACGAAAGTAATCAACTTGCCACTAGCTGCGACAATGGCCTACTAAAATTGGCACACAGCCTAGAAAATATTGCTCCAACAAAGCAAGAAGAAATGTCCAATATTATGTACAATATTTTAGTCCAAGCGGTTGAGGCATTTGATCATAAAAAGGTTTCCAAAATATTAAGTATCTTTGTTCTGAATGTCGGTCATATTTTAACCAATATATTCTGTTTTATGGGCGCAGACAGATTCGTTAGAATAGTTGTTAAATTTATTGATGTCATTTGGGAAAACAATAGGAACAAGCCTACTGATATAATGTCTGATGAATCTGAGTTTGAAAACGTCCACTCATTTATGTCTTACTCAATAGCTACTGCATTTATTATCCATGTGGTAAAGGTCTATGGAATCAATTTGGAAACATTTGTCGAGGTACCCTCAAAATCTGCAATCCTCAAGTTTCTGTCAAAGTTAGGTGATATTTCCGATGAATTTAATCCAAATCAGTCTGAATCCTCAACAGTGCTTATGAAGCAGTGGTTACGTGActtatttgtaaacaaTTCGATCTCAGATCCCTTGATGAAATCCGCCGATGTAAAAGAACTGGGTACAATGATCCCGTTTATATTCAAACAAACAATGGTTAACGTAGAGTCAGGGGTAATAAGTGAACCCTCCAACTTTATCAATGGGTTTGAATACTTTCTACAGCCATTTATGTCTATTGGATTGATTAATATAGTTTTTTGGCTGGAGCAATATCTAATAACACTAAGAATGAACGGATTATTCACGCAGGTCAGTGGTAACATATTCGAGCTTCTGAGTGTCATTATTTCCCCAAAAAGCATAAACCCAGATGCAAAAGTGGCCCACCATGTAATTCTGAAACTGAATTGTATTGGGTTACTAAAGCAGCTCAAGTTTTTCCAAGTGCCCAATGAGTCAAACTATGGAATCTACTCTTCAAGATCACAACAAGATCCAAAGCTTGAGAACTTGATATCTAGCCTTGAAGCAATTGCTCAATCGGCGTACTTCTATGATTTGGACCCTCGTATTACTAAACCAATTAATAACACATATCCTCAGAAGCAAATCAGTTACAATAAACTTGTTTTAACTACAGATCTACCCGTTAACAAACTGCTAACTAATCAGATCAATTCTTTCTGGAATTTGCATAGCAGTACTTACTATAATTTTGACTACCTCATCGAGTTGGTTGGCCTAGTAACTCCTTTAAACTTTATGGAAAATGTTTTCCACACACTGAAGTATAAAGTCGCCACTTATGGTATGCCAGGTTCTTCGAATAAACCTTTACCCGGCGCTGTAGATCAAGTTTTATCattttttttctatttCATGGTCCTTATGGATATTAGATGTCCGGAGGACAAGACTGTTCTATTGGAGTTTATCGAAAATGGCAAATTGCCTAATAGCTTTTCCGAAAGCCTCCCAGAAGCCAATAATATGATGGTTAGTAATTCGATAAACACCCAGCAATATGAACCGAAAACAGAACAAGAATTGCTTGATCCAGCAGATGAAGACTTTGACATGCTGTTCGGTGAGTCTTTTAGCGGTATGCCTGAAGAATCCCAAAAAGGAAGCGAGTTAAAAGCAGAATCTAGCATCATGAAAGATGAACAAAATGAAACTCCTGTGTCTAACTACTCGATAGCAAGATTGACGGAGAGTTTTGGCTACATTTACTTCACTTCTATGAACTTAAAAAAGGAAGCTTATGATGCTGGTAAGGTCTCCGAAGAAGAGTACGAGACTTTTAAATCTCAGTTCAACAAATATGTTgaaattttgaaaagatcAATTATTTGA
- the PEX14 gene encoding Pex14p (Syntenic homolog of Ashbya gossypii AGR381C; Syntenic homolog of Saccharomyces cerevisiae YGL153W (PEX14)), which translates to MSEASSEDRSELLASAVQFLAEPSVKEAPLSKKVEFLQKKGLSEQEIEQALKQSETAGSKMSQDVPLRSQVSNSHFRSDDWYEAVPPPLPKRDWKDYFIMATTTVGVCYGLYEFAKRYVVPQLLPEAKSKLEEDKKHIDDHFEKVDKLLETVEQEQEAFREQQAEKLKELDATVLNLQTALEETTKTRNNINFEVRELKLQVGELTKKLEEYKYSREHNNKLAKLESDLESLIKLASTSFSTPNTNGNGIPNNSVLSAASIPTASQILEKMKGKVNSEETQDSNNLSAWKSPNSHTASNTPPAIPEWQKAAMREDSILQSNPSLLDELSQED; encoded by the coding sequence ATGTCCGAGGCAAGCTCAGAAGATAGGAGTGAGCTCCTCGCATCAGCAGTACAGTTTCTGGCAGAACCATCTGTTAAGGAAGCTCCATTATCCAAGAAAGTTGAGTTCCTGCAAAAGAAAGGACTATCAGAGCAGGAAATCGAACAAGCTTTGAAGCAGTCAGAGACAGCGGGCTCCAAAATGTCACAGGATGTACCACTTAGGTCCCAGGTCTCAAATTCGCACTTCCGGAGTGATGACTGGTACGAAGCTGTCCCCCCTCCTTTGCCAAAACGTGACTGGAAAGACTACTTCATTATGGCTACCACTACTGTGGGCGTTTGTTATGGCTTGTATGAATTTGCAAAGCGCTACGTGGTACCACAGCTACTACCAGAAGCTAAATCCAAGCTTGAAGAGGACAAAAAGCATATCGATGACCACTTTGAGAAGGTAGACAAGTTGTTGGAAACCGTAGAACAGGAACAGGAGGCCTTCAGGGAACAGCAAGCTGAGAAGTTAAAGGAACTGGACGCCACTGTGTTGAACCTCCAGACTGCTCTTGAGGAGACTACTAAGACGAGGAACAACATTAACTTTGAAGTGCGCGAGTTGAAGTTGCAGGTGGGAGAACTAACCAAGAAGCTTGAGGAATATAAGTACTCCAGAGAACATAACAACAAGTTGGCAAAACTTGAAAGCGACTTGGAGTCATTAATCAAGCTTGCAAGTACCTCATTTTCTACTCCGAATACGAACGGAAATGGAATACCTAACAATTCCGTTTTATCAGCAGCTTCAATTCCTACTGCATCTCAAATCCTTGAGAAGATGAAAGGAAAAGTTAACAGTGAGGAAACACAAGATTCGAATAACCTGTCAGCTTGGAAGTCGCCAAATTCCCACACTGCAAGCAATACTCCGCCCGCAATTCCTGAATGGCAAAAAGCAGCTATGAGAGAAGATTCAATTCTACAGTCTAATCCAAGCCTCTTGGATGAACTATCGCAGGAAGACTAA